Proteins from a single region of Arctopsyche grandis isolate Sample6627 chromosome 1, ASM5162203v2, whole genome shotgun sequence:
- the LOC143919554 gene encoding uncharacterized protein LOC143919554 gives MSKGLKEFDNKECENPGFMCDNCSTSAFCIPYPNGDYGKEIIETCPAGSTCLGETGRCTTASNYECDGSSTGYEFYCIQPGVFPDPFSCKKYHICVPGEYFSYQNECGLGFAYDPLTTLCSIKMVNNSCTSVIPKCEKPLQSGPVLGNPSIFYMCRPRYINGNMVNLPDFFSCPFNEQYDAKLEKCIDPTPPSGIDKDGLCVDKGYYYYPGDCKKYKDCPAKGKAPVIRTCGTYYRFDPNESKCVYFTC, from the coding sequence ATGTCAAAAGGACTGAAAGAATTTGACAACAAAGAATGCGAAAACCCTGGTTTCATGTGTGATAATTGTTCGACTTCTGCTTTTTGCATCCCGTACCCAAATGGCGATTATGGAAAGGAAATAATTGAAACATGTCCAGCTGGAAGTACCTGTCTAGGTGAAACTGGACGTTGCACAACCGCCTCCAACTATGAGTGTGATGGAAGTTCAACTGgatatgaattttattgtatCCAGCCCGGTGTCTTTCCAGACCCATTCAGTTGTAAGAAATATCACATATGCGTTCCAGGTGAATATTTCTCCTATCAGAATGAATGTGGTCTGGGCTTCGCCTACGACCCTTTGACCACTCTCTGTAGCATAAAAATGGTAAACAACAGTTGCACATCCGTCATACCGAAATGCGAGAAACCCCTACAATCTGGACCAGTTTTGGGTAATCCCAGTATATTTTACATGTGCCGACCGAGATATATCAATGGTAATATGGTAAATTTACCAGACTTCTTCAGCTGTCCATTCAATGAACAATATGATGcgaaattggaaaaatgcatcgATCCAACTCCACCATCTGGCATTGACAAGGATGGATTGTGTGTCGACAAAGGCTACTATTACTACCCTGGTGATTGCAAGAAGTATAAAGATTGCCCTGCCAAGGGAAAGGCGCCCGTTATCAGAACTTGTGGTACTTATTATCGATTTGATCCAAATGAGAGTAAATGCGTATATTTCACATGTTGA
- the LOC143919562 gene encoding uncharacterized protein LOC143919562 → MIAKSGILFIGIIFSYLACIHAATFSISKSSLVESRNECTQTGFMCDDCTTSAFCIELPNGDFVKEVVESCSTGSTCLAQTGKCTTESNYECGVDDIGYQIKCHKQSGIFPNPFSCKKFFTCVNIPNSDQYDIFHDECATGYAFDPLTTRCTLKVENNECPNSIPTCQNSSQSGAIEGNPAIYYMCWPRQLVDGSTIYFPELFYCQNNYIYNVTKCIDPTPPSGLDNNGLCVDKGLFYYPGDCIKYKDCSATGKPPIIRTCANHYKFDNKLNKCVLFTCNNM, encoded by the exons ATGATTGCAAAAtcgggtattttatttattgggaTAATTTTC TCATATTTGGCCTGCATCCATGCGGCGACTTTTTCCATTTCAAAATCATCTTTGGTGGAATCTCGCAACGAATGCACTCAGACTGGCTTCATGTGCGACGACTGCACGACTTCCGCGTTTTGCATTGAGCTTCCGAATGGTGATTTCGTCAAAGAAGTAGTCGAATCATGCTCAACTGGAAGCACTTGCCTCGCACAGACTGGAAAATGCACCACCGAATCAAACTATGAATGTGGAGTCGATGATATTGGATACCAGATTAAATGCCACAAGCAGTCTGGCATTTTCCCCAACCCATTCAGCTGCAAAAAATTCTTCACCTGCGTCAACATACCTAATTCTGATCAGTACGATATATTCCACGACGAATGTGCCACAGGCTACGCCTTCGATCCTTTGACAACCCGCTGCACGCTGAAAGTGGAAAATAACGAATGTCCTAATTCGATACCAACCTGTCAGAACTCTTCACAGAGTGGAGCGATCGAAGGTAACCccgctatatattatatgtgctgGCCCAGACAGTTAGTGGACGGTTCCACGATTTATTTCCCAGAGTTATTCTACtgtcaaaataattacatatataatgtaacaAAGTGTATTGACCCAACACCACCCTCCGGTTTAGATAATAATGGATTGTGTGTAGACAAAGGACTGTTTTACTATCCAGGAGATTGCATCAAGTACAAGGACTGTTCGGCTACCGGAAAACCTCCTATCATTAGGACTTGTGCCAATCATTACAAATTCgacaataaattgaataaatgtgttttattcacctgtaataatatgtaa